Genomic segment of Ostrinia nubilalis chromosome 10, ilOstNubi1.1, whole genome shotgun sequence:
taatcagacacaaaattaagcaacaacacggttttaagtgacaaacattattctttggcgcaaaattcctttaaaaataatcactgaatcaacaaatcagaaactgtcaatgaatagaccattgaccctttttttttattatttcataaaatccgtcttcaggtcgccacagaacaaggcctcgcgaaatctgtcttgcccacatcaaatttaggtcttgccccgccactgtgGAAGGATAAAGTATCAGGAAATCTTCTGCTCGAGTAATTAAGTTTAGCTAttcttttgtattttaagttccTCGACGAACAACACAACATTCAAAAAACTTTTGAAAcaacacataaaaaaaaaacttataaacaAGGCGCTGGCTGGCTGTCCCCACAATTTGAAAAGATGTCCCTATTGGATGTCCCATGTAGCGATTCATAGGTATTTAATATTGCATGAAGCGATGCATGCATAGTTTCCCTTCACTCACGATACCTGGAATCGTTCTTGAGAAATCAGGCGatactatttgaaaaaaaatttggcTCACCTATTTTATAGAGGTAAAAGTTTTACTTCAAAtaaaacaccaaaatattaagTTTAGATTTTAATGAGCATACTATACAACACATAGAACATCCCAACGGAAAGTAAAGCAAAGGTGTATAATTCCTTGCATTTGCGCCttgtaaaatatgtattttagtaATCCTATtgtaataatcataataaaaaacaaactgTTAATTTAAATCCTTAGTTATTATGACGAAAACTCAGGTTTACGTAAAGTAAATGCAAATATTTTTGTCAGAGAAACAAATCAAGGTtacaaaatgaaattattttaacactATTTTCGATAACTAATTTTCAGCCATAACAATTTCTGTTTGAGTAtctgatgaaaataaaaaatgttttaaatgatAGATACATGAgtacttacaatatttttacaactcatttttatttctatttcgtatttataaccgacaaaaatatttcttatgaTAATGATTATTTTTCAGATACCCAAACATCAACATGAATTATTACGTTCACATTGCCATGTGACGTCATTTGGTCATTTAAGTTTCCTGTGtattttatagtttttgttGTAACAAGTGCTATATTTAAGCAAAAATGTAATCTGATCTGATGTGCTAGCGACTATGCCTAAACAGCACACGCTAGAGCTTTGAcacatcttttattttaaacagcTTGTCTAAATAATATTCTCAGAAGTCTTAGGGCATTCGCGGGGCGTACTTAGTTCATGCGTATTTATACGGAACGACAAAGCCCCGCGAACGCACCGACTTCTCATATAACTGTCAAACGCCCCACGCTACATGACTATGTGAACGTAATATCATTTATCGATACACATTTCGTTACGTAAAAACATTATACTTTTTCAACACGTTTAGTGTATTTAGGTCCATATTATAATACTACGTTCAAAATTCGACTCAAATGCAATCCCTAACTCAACCATAAGATAGTTctaaataatattgatattcCGATCATGCTTTTGAGTCTATCTTGAGTTTGAGTCGAACTTTGAGCATCATTTCATACAGGCTTAGACTTTCTTAACAATTTGTACAACATCCTCGTCGGCCAACACGTGTTCAATTCCCACTTTCTGCGGCTGATGCTTCACTGAAGATCCCCAAACGAGAGCACTGGAAAGagaaaaagtattaattaatcTACATTAGAATACCTAATGTTATTTTGTCTTCTGTGTATTAGGGCTTAACTGTAATGCGACATCGCGTCGTAAAAATCTACAAACTCTCAATAGCAATTCGTGTTCCAGTTTTTTCCGTTGCGAATTAGTAACGCGACGAATCGCAGCGCTGTGTAAAAGCCCTAATTTTGGCACTTTCAAAGGCGTACTATCGgaacagtgttaactacccattgccggtcatgtcgtctcgttctatcgccaagaatcaccatttgatgagagcaagagcaaaaacggaaatggatagttaacaatGTGGCCGTGTGTCCGTAGAGATACAATGTTACACGACGAGGCTTCTTttagataattataattatgactCCTATTCCTAGCTAATAATACAGACAAAATAACTTTCCAAGTCTTGTCCTAATCAATCGAAAACTTTATCAATACTTACTACTTGAATTCCTTCACAATCGACCTATGGAGTTTGTTACAGAAATCTTCAATCGAAGTCTTATCTGCATGCAGCACGACCGGGGCATTGTAATCGGGCAGCTGTCCTTTGGGCTTGGTGTATATCCTGATCAGTTTCAGGTATTCCCACATCTTTTCTAGAAGGTCGTCAAAGTTCCACTTGTGGTGAGCCGATATGGGAACGCAGTGAGGGATTTTGTAGATGACGTCTAACTCTTCTATGCTAATTTGATCTGGAATGTGGAAAAATTTCCAGTTAGTTCGTACTTGCTTTAGTAAAATCAGGTAAATTACCCAGATTAATTTTCCGTCCCTAAATAAGATACAATAATATTGATAGATTGTAGGATACAGAATTGGGAGCCAATTACACACACCACTCACAATGACACAAGAATTCATTGAACTGAAACTgccagtaaataaatataaaattcccATTATTGATCTGAGTAGGTACAGTTGAAGTAAACTATGTATTCGTGGAAATAAatgcttttttatttgtattttatttacagttGATCACATGAGTCTTGGGAAGCTACTGAATGCATGCAGCGCTGGAAACAAGTGTTTATCCAACAGTGGTCaagtttatttatgtaaaaaactttattgacacaGTATTCAATATGTACTGACCGATCTTGTTCAGTAGATAGATGCAAGGCACGTATATCCTGTTGCCTTCAATGACGTCGATTAGATCGTCGCTGGTTGCGTCGTACCGGAGCGTGATGTCAGCATTCGGTATCTTGTATTCGGAGAGGATTGTCCTCACCGCTTCCAAGTCCAGCTCGGATTGGGGACACTGGAATGAAAATTGATAGTTTTAATATGTGGATAATGTAGGCATTTGAGAATAACTAATTCCAGAAGATTGACCGACAATCTCATAAAGTTAGCAGGGAGGTGTTGGATGTAGGGccctatcaactgggcgatgtggaaatcattgtaggaggcttatgttcagcagtggacgttcctTAGCTGACATAATGATaaactccagaagtatcaaggGCGTTTTTACAATGgtataaattatgaaaaaaaaaactcaatatACAATAGTAATTTTAACCTGTAAGAAATGCGAGATAGGATAAGACtgcaaagtattttttaaaagagtAGTCCTACGTATTCCTATCTCTTTTTAGTACCACAGTAATAAAGACTTGTATGATTTTAACAGACACCAAAACTCACAGTAGTATTCAAGTTGATTCCACCCTTGTCTTTTTTCCTAAAGTGTATGTTCGGTGGCTGCTTGTTTAACCGGAGCCCGAAGCCTTCGAGCTCGTGCTCCAGGAGTTTCTTGTGCTGCAGCGGCTTGAGGACGTCCAGCACAATGAAGATGAGACTGCACGTGCGGGCCACGGCGATCACCTGCCGACCACGACCCTTGCCGTCTTTAGCGCCTTCGATAATACCAGGGAGATCTAGCAGCTGGAATGGTATTGAGTATGATTAAATAAGTTGTAGATGCTTaaactaaaacttttttgttgtcTCTAGAGAACAATGGTGTGGACAGaccaaataattaatttataattaaccCATTAcctattacaattttttttttgtcgtaAACTGCGATTTAGTATTGGCTTTGTCAAAATAACAGTAGATGCCACCCGTATTGAGAAGTGACTTTAGACTTGGCAACTATAGGTGCCTCCCGTAGGTAAGAGGTTAATAGCAAAATATGTAattactaaatattattatgtactaaaataaaaacctcAATACAATTTAAGACCCTATTAATCCAAAAATATAatggttataa
This window contains:
- the LOC135075719 gene encoding GTP-binding protein 128up, yielding MSTILEKIAAIEAEMARTQKNKATALHLGILKARLAKLRRELITPKGGGGATGEGFDVAKTGDARIGFVGFPSVGKSTLLSNLAGVYSEVAAYEFTTLTTVPGCIKYKGAKIQLLDLPGIIEGAKDGKGRGRQVIAVARTCSLIFIVLDVLKPLQHKKLLEHELEGFGLRLNKQPPNIHFRKKDKGGINLNTTCPQSELDLEAVRTILSEYKIPNADITLRYDATSDDLIDVIEGNRIYVPCIYLLNKIDQISIEELDVIYKIPHCVPISAHHKWNFDDLLEKMWEYLKLIRIYTKPKGQLPDYNAPVVLHADKTSIEDFCNKLHRSIVKEFKYALVWGSSVKHQPQKVGIEHVLADEDVVQIVKKV